In Herbinix luporum, a single window of DNA contains:
- the hisA gene encoding 1-(5-phosphoribosyl)-5-[(5-phosphoribosylamino)methylideneamino]imidazole-4-carboxamide isomerase — protein MKLFPAIDIKNGQCVRLRQGSFRDVLVYSDTPIKVAKEWEACGASFIHVVDLDGALVGHSVNEDVIKEIVQNINIPIQLGGGIRSIKDIENKLNLGIDRVIIGTKAATDPGFMKEAVGLFGSDRIIAGIDAKDGVVAVEGWERLSHYNAVSLALEMKKVGVKTIIYTDIAKDGMLQGPNLPYTAEMVEETGLNIIASGGISSLKDLETLSEINVYGAIIGKALYEKKIDLKKAVELFE, from the coding sequence ATGAAATTATTCCCTGCAATCGATATTAAAAACGGTCAATGTGTTAGGCTAAGACAGGGTAGCTTCCGTGATGTCTTAGTATATTCCGATACCCCCATAAAGGTGGCTAAAGAGTGGGAAGCATGTGGAGCTTCTTTTATTCACGTGGTAGACTTAGATGGTGCCTTAGTAGGGCATTCTGTTAATGAAGATGTGATTAAAGAAATAGTTCAAAATATTAATATTCCAATACAATTAGGGGGAGGCATACGATCAATTAAAGATATTGAAAATAAACTTAACTTAGGAATTGATCGAGTAATTATCGGAACAAAAGCGGCCACTGACCCCGGATTTATGAAAGAAGCAGTAGGACTTTTTGGATCTGACCGAATTATTGCCGGAATTGATGCTAAAGATGGAGTAGTTGCAGTAGAAGGCTGGGAGAGGCTCAGCCATTATAATGCCGTTTCATTAGCCCTTGAAATGAAAAAGGTTGGGGTTAAGACTATTATTTATACAGATATAGCAAAAGATGGTATGCTGCAAGGACCAAACCTACCTTATACAGCAGAAATGGTGGAAGAAACCGGCTTAAATATCATCGCATCCGGAGGAATCTCTTCCTTAAAGGATTTAGAAACCTTAAGTGAAATTAATGTATACGGTGCAATTATAGGTAAGGCCCTATATGAGAAAAAAATTGATTTAAAAAAGGCAGTTGAATTATTTGAGTAG
- the hisIE gene encoding bifunctional phosphoribosyl-AMP cyclohydrolase/phosphoribosyl-ATP diphosphatase HisIE, translating to MPYKKIIPYIKAEGEINANLIRLAKRYSDEGADMLLLYNFSEDEEAKEDFLKLSKEIAGVIDIPFIIGCNVNNFDDIKRALYTGACGIMISFSLIKKQELIKEAAGRFGNDKIYLEVDQATFLETDNLFELCNNLGIGTLIIKQVDSSLAFNNILKQSPLNLIINVSNDNNDIINLLKASKVMGITSDYFKDNNILRFKHNLKKENISVNVFESKFSFSDFKLNDDGLIPVITQDYRTGQVLMLAYMNEEAYNRTITEGIMTYYSRSRKCLWLKGETSGNYQYVKEIFLDCDKDTLLAKVLPHGPACHTGNNTCFYTGLFDKEHKARDSYGVLQSVYDVIMDRKKNPKEGSYTNYLFEKGIDKILKKCGEEAAEIIIAAKNPETGELRYEIADFIYHLMVLMVQCGLDWEDICTELNDRK from the coding sequence ATGCCATATAAGAAGATTATACCCTATATTAAAGCGGAGGGAGAGATAAATGCAAATCTCATCCGGCTAGCTAAAAGATATTCAGATGAAGGTGCCGATATGCTCCTTCTATATAACTTCTCAGAAGATGAAGAGGCAAAAGAGGATTTTTTAAAACTCTCAAAAGAGATAGCAGGAGTTATTGACATACCTTTTATCATTGGCTGCAATGTTAATAATTTTGACGATATAAAAAGGGCTCTGTATACAGGAGCTTGTGGGATTATGATTTCTTTTTCTCTTATTAAGAAGCAGGAACTAATTAAAGAAGCAGCCGGCAGATTTGGAAATGATAAAATATACTTAGAAGTAGATCAAGCTACTTTTTTAGAAACTGATAATTTATTTGAACTATGTAATAATCTTGGCATAGGTACTTTAATAATTAAGCAAGTTGATTCTTCTTTGGCATTTAATAACATACTAAAACAATCCCCCCTAAATCTTATTATAAATGTTAGCAATGATAATAATGATATTATAAATTTACTTAAAGCTTCTAAAGTAATGGGTATTACAAGCGATTATTTTAAAGATAACAATATACTGAGATTTAAACATAATCTAAAGAAAGAAAATATTAGTGTAAATGTATTTGAAAGTAAATTTTCTTTTTCGGATTTTAAATTAAATGATGATGGATTAATACCTGTAATTACTCAGGATTATAGAACAGGCCAAGTTTTAATGCTTGCTTATATGAATGAGGAGGCTTATAATAGGACTATTACAGAAGGGATAATGACTTATTACTCTAGAAGTAGAAAATGTCTATGGTTAAAAGGAGAAACATCAGGAAATTATCAGTATGTAAAGGAAATATTTCTTGATTGTGATAAGGACACCCTTCTTGCAAAAGTTCTTCCCCATGGACCGGCCTGTCATACAGGAAATAATACCTGCTTTTATACCGGCTTATTTGATAAAGAACATAAAGCTAGGGATTCCTACGGTGTCCTTCAGAGTGTATATGATGTTATAATGGATAGAAAGAAAAATCCTAAAGAAGGCTCATATACAAATTATTTATTTGAAAAAGGAATTGATAAAATTCTTAAAAAATGTGGAGAAGAGGCAGCAGAAATAATTATAGCTGCTAAAAATCCTGAAACCGGAGAACTTCGCTATGAAATAGCTGATTTTATATATCATCTTATGGTACTGATGGTTCAGTGCGGATTGGATTGGGAAGATATTTGCACTGAGCTTAATGACAGAAAATAG
- the alaS gene encoding alanine--tRNA ligase, whose translation MQTYGVNDLRKMFLDFFESKDHLVLKSFPLIPQNDNSLLLINAGMAPLKPYFTGQEEPPRKRIATCQKCIRTGDIENVGKTSRHATFFEMLGNFSFGDYFKREAIAWSWEFLTQVIGLDKNRLYPSVYEKDDEAFEIWNKEIGIAKDRIYRMGKEDNFWEIGSGPCGPCSEIYYDRGEKYGCGKPDCEVGCECDRFIEVWNNVFTQFNGDGKGNYTELENKNIDTGMGLERLAVIVQDVGSIFDIDTFKAIRDKICDIAGVTYLSDPNKDISIRLISDHIRAVTFMASDGIIPSNEGRGYVFRRLLRRAARHGRLLGIKDKFLADLSITVVNEFKAGYPELEEKKDYIIKLLSIEEDKFNKTIDQGLSILQEMQNNLEKKNLKILPGEDVFKLYDTYGFPFDLTKEILEEKGYQVDEEGFKKSMEIQRETARSARTTTNYMGSEETVYQHLDHNLTSKFVGYDSLVHESKIIALTTETELASDLVAGQKGTIVVEETPFYAVSGGQIGDTGVIVTDSAEFAVEDTIKLPGDKIGHVGRVIKGIFKIDDRVSLKVDENLRAATAKNHSATHLLHKALRMVLGSHVEQAGSYVSNDRLRFDFTHFSAMTDDEITRVENIVNQQILMNLPVNTQLMNIDDAKKEGAMALFGEKYSDKVRVVSMGDFSKELCGGTHVANTGHITVFKIISETGIAAGVRRIEALTGNGVINHYKDLETKLYEAAKVAKTEPSSLIHRIESLLEEIKVLKSENEKLKSKLASNTLGDVMNEVQDVSGVKLLAVNVPELDMNGLRNLGDKLKDKLGEGVIILASSTAPDKVSLVAMVSQEAINRGAHAGNLIKELAVLVGGGGGGRPNMAQAGGKNAAGIADVIAKAKDVLSKQLK comes from the coding sequence GTGCAGACTTATGGTGTAAATGATTTGAGGAAAATGTTTTTGGATTTCTTTGAAAGCAAGGATCATCTTGTACTTAAAAGTTTTCCTTTAATACCTCAAAATGACAATAGCCTGCTTTTAATTAATGCAGGAATGGCTCCTTTAAAGCCATATTTTACAGGACAGGAGGAACCTCCAAGAAAAAGAATAGCTACATGTCAAAAATGTATTAGAACCGGTGATATTGAAAATGTAGGAAAGACATCCCGTCATGCTACATTTTTTGAGATGCTTGGTAATTTCTCCTTTGGAGATTATTTTAAACGGGAGGCTATTGCCTGGTCATGGGAATTTTTAACCCAGGTAATAGGCCTTGATAAAAATCGCCTTTATCCTTCCGTATATGAAAAAGATGATGAGGCCTTTGAAATTTGGAATAAGGAAATCGGCATAGCAAAAGACCGTATCTATCGTATGGGCAAAGAAGATAACTTTTGGGAAATCGGTTCCGGACCATGCGGCCCTTGTTCTGAAATATATTACGACCGGGGCGAAAAATATGGCTGCGGTAAGCCTGACTGTGAAGTAGGCTGTGAATGCGATAGGTTTATTGAGGTTTGGAATAATGTATTTACCCAGTTTAACGGAGACGGTAAAGGCAATTATACTGAACTGGAAAATAAAAATATTGATACAGGTATGGGACTAGAAAGACTTGCTGTTATTGTGCAAGACGTAGGGTCTATTTTTGATATAGACACCTTTAAGGCAATAAGAGATAAAATATGTGACATTGCAGGGGTAACATATCTTAGTGATCCTAATAAAGATATTTCTATCCGCTTGATAAGTGACCATATTCGGGCAGTTACTTTTATGGCTTCCGACGGAATTATTCCTTCCAATGAAGGAAGAGGTTATGTGTTCCGCAGACTCCTTCGCCGTGCTGCAAGACATGGACGTTTACTTGGAATTAAGGATAAATTTTTAGCAGACTTATCAATAACAGTTGTAAACGAGTTTAAAGCCGGTTATCCGGAACTGGAAGAAAAGAAAGATTATATTATAAAGCTTCTTTCTATTGAAGAAGATAAATTTAATAAAACCATTGACCAAGGATTATCTATTCTTCAAGAAATGCAAAACAACTTAGAAAAGAAGAATTTAAAAATCCTGCCGGGAGAAGATGTATTTAAATTATATGATACCTATGGCTTTCCTTTTGATTTAACTAAGGAAATATTAGAAGAAAAGGGCTATCAGGTAGATGAAGAAGGCTTCAAAAAATCCATGGAAATTCAAAGGGAAACTGCCAGAAGCGCAAGAACTACCACAAATTATATGGGTTCTGAAGAAACTGTATACCAGCATCTAGATCATAATCTTACTTCAAAATTCGTAGGATATGATAGCTTAGTTCATGAATCAAAAATTATAGCCTTAACTACCGAGACTGAGCTGGCTTCTGATTTGGTGGCCGGACAAAAAGGTACTATTGTAGTGGAAGAGACTCCCTTTTATGCAGTCAGTGGTGGTCAAATTGGTGATACCGGTGTAATAGTTACTGATTCTGCTGAATTTGCAGTAGAAGATACCATTAAACTTCCCGGAGATAAGATCGGACATGTCGGTAGAGTAATCAAGGGAATATTTAAGATTGACGATAGGGTTAGTCTAAAGGTTGATGAAAATCTTAGGGCGGCAACGGCTAAAAACCATTCCGCAACCCATTTACTTCATAAGGCCCTTCGTATGGTATTGGGTAGTCATGTGGAACAAGCCGGTTCATATGTTTCAAATGATAGATTAAGATTTGACTTTACTCATTTTTCGGCCATGACCGATGATGAAATTACTAGGGTAGAAAATATTGTTAACCAGCAAATATTAATGAATCTTCCTGTAAATACCCAGCTGATGAATATAGACGATGCTAAGAAAGAGGGAGCCATGGCACTTTTCGGTGAAAAATATTCCGATAAAGTTCGTGTTGTTTCCATGGGAGATTTCAGTAAAGAATTATGTGGGGGAACCCATGTGGCAAATACCGGCCATATAACTGTATTTAAGATAATATCAGAAACAGGTATTGCAGCCGGTGTAAGAAGAATAGAAGCCTTGACCGGAAACGGTGTAATTAATCATTATAAGGATTTAGAAACTAAGTTATATGAAGCAGCAAAAGTTGCTAAAACAGAACCCAGCAGCCTTATTCATAGAATAGAAAGTTTACTGGAAGAAATTAAAGTTCTAAAATCTGAAAATGAAAAACTTAAATCCAAACTGGCCAGCAACACACTTGGGGATGTTATGAATGAGGTTCAGGATGTATCGGGAGTAAAATTACTGGCTGTTAATGTACCTGAACTTGATATGAACGGTCTAAGAAACTTAGGAGATAAGTTAAAAGATAAATTAGGTGAAGGTGTAATTATTCTTGCTTCTTCTACGGCGCCAGATAAAGTAAGCTTAGTTGCCATGGTAAGCCAGGAAGCCATAAATAGGGGTGCCCATGCCGGTAATCTAATTAA